GTTTATGACGCAAGCCAAGCTCCCGGCCAACAGCCGGGACACGTGCTCTCTCATCATCGACTGGGCCGACGAGTTTGACCGCAGACACGCCGAGACTGATTGGGCCGAGGTGGAGTATCTCGAAACCATCGACCGGTTCTTCTCCGAAAAATACCGCGCGTGGCTGGAGTCAGCCCCGGCGCGTTCCGTAAGAAACAACATTTAGGCAAAACACCGTTGCAGGTCTTCGTTGACCTTCCGCTGTGCTCCACCTGATTCAATCCAAGAAAAACAAGTGAAGTTCCAAGTATTCAACGCCACCGACGGCATCCCTGCCACACCCGGCTCTTTCACCACGATTGAGCGGGCTGAAAGATTCATTGTTGAGTTCCGTGCTCGGTTTGAAGCAAGCGGTTACCTTACGTCCTCATGCGAGCGTATCCCCGCTTCGGAGATCCGTCTGGAAATCATTACTTCAGAATCCAAGAAAACCTCAAAGAAAGCGAAAGTTTGAGGTGGCTCATAAGAATGAGCCGGTATGCCGCATAACATGGCACGCCTAAATCCGCGCGATCAAAGCTCGGCGCGTTCCGTCAGTCATAACGATTAGTTTAACCTCAGTTCACAGCAGACGAAGGCCGGTTTCTCCCACGCGGAGATCCGGCCTTCGTCGTTTTCAAACCACTCACATCATCATGAAAGCCTGCAATCTCGTCCTTCATTGCGGTGGCGCTTCCGTAGAGCGCTCCGCCGTCAAATCCGTTCCCACGCCCATTGCTACCCCCACGTGGTCGCCCATTCCGCACCTGCGGCTTGTCGAACAGGTGGAACGGTCGCTCCGTGCGTCTCACCTCGAAATCGTCAACCAGGCGCACGCCCTCAGTCACGGCGGCGACCGTTACTTCGGGTTGATCCAAGTCGAGGCCCGGCGCGGCAACAACGACTACGCCCTCGTGCTCGGTCTGCGTAACAGTCACGACAAACGCTTCCCCGCCGGGCTGGTCGCCGGCGCCCAGGTGTTCGTGTGCGATAATCTCAGCTTCCATGGGGAAGTGCAGTTGTCGCGTAAGCACACCCGCTTCATCGGGCGCGATCTGCCCATGCTCACGCAACGGGCCATCGGCCAACTTCAGGATAAGTGGCAGCACCAGGAACAGCGCATCCAGAGCTACCGCAGCCACGCCATCGACGACCGTGACGCTCATGACCTCATGGTGCGCGCGGTCGATGTCGGTGTGTGCCCGGTCACGGTCTTGCCCAAAGTTGTCCAAGAGTGGCGCGAGCCCACGCATGACGTGTTCCGTCAGCGCACCGTCTGGTCGCTCTTCAACGGC
This window of the Rariglobus hedericola genome carries:
- a CDS encoding DUF932 domain-containing protein, with the translated sequence MKACNLVLHCGGASVERSAVKSVPTPIATPTWSPIPHLRLVEQVERSLRASHLEIVNQAHALSHGGDRYFGLIQVEARRGNNDYALVLGLRNSHDKRFPAGLVAGAQVFVCDNLSFHGEVQLSRKHTRFIGRDLPMLTQRAIGQLQDKWQHQEQRIQSYRSHAIDDRDAHDLMVRAVDVGVCPVTVLPKVVQEWREPTHDVFRQRTVWSLFNGFTEALKGNLALLPPRTQALHALMDGFVGIAGRN